Proteins encoded together in one Dermacentor variabilis isolate Ectoservices chromosome 2, ASM5094787v1, whole genome shotgun sequence window:
- the LOC142571612 gene encoding uncharacterized protein LOC142571612: MASKAVLLVILLFNLTAAQTSTSMSTIDLATGGTTFTSASHEELNLNCTFIAPLLDCRGEQTHLPLLPLLTEKLLKAVQSGSPVTTLFLAIESLGSLENGSMALENIQNLHIVRSDISTVLPGAFVKAATLHALDLSENKLALVPSSALKDLSNLTSLNLSNNHITELTEETFKNIHSLKSLSLQRNEISSIVVGTFFHMEHLEDLNLSHNKLTAFDSSAFGKTALQILTLSFNHLASISLENSLGFLKHLYLDHNRLTSATTKIDVPSLATLDVSYNALDKPKFDSLASLLTLSISHNSLTILSRSWLEPLHKLETLDASWCKLKRLDSHSLSGIGSLRLLNVSDNQINSVDSTAFVGLHSLTTLDLSNNALTYINQNHTADLGQLVHIDLSGNSIEYIFAGAFARCPRLRSINLNGNSLDCGCVLHGFGSFLKNGNFSEETLSSAVCDDGTRIIEFDFDTLGCSRDSVQTTEVLPSTATLPEISTPATSQLNATQYTIVPFNGRLTLVHVEQDNDKLSVTWNAHSASDHLDKLQCMLTVVIIGEKTRTELPGPCPPSLHNRTFHIFITEPGAKFEVCLLAFRNATEVARSCSILNTTDVKTTTPVAVPTMGFVNTTLPYEGTTAVVFSEMSAVTTEMEIQTPAQRAEDGEFLHHLRFRSHLSAQHQLIISWNFLPPFPAKSKCRFNVTVLYNKDPLAQTEAPCYTAGQVMVARISEYSDYDVCFSQQVLSIPADCHEIMPAKRANNTDIAVGAAATGGQRGTRIPVALLIMIAALALIAILAIALFLHRRLGKRAIARRKVGESVFHLQMNRRSGTYMVQDATEARTTLTTSASQDGTKMSQRASSIDEL, translated from the exons ATGGCGAGTAAGGCTGTATTGCTTGTGATACTCCTGTTCaaccttacagcagcgcagactAGTACAAGCATGTCTACTATAGACTTGGCAACTGGTGGTACCACCTTCACTTCAGCATCACATGAAGAACTCAACCTCAATTGCACTTTCATCGCCCCCTTACTGGACTGTCGTGGTGAGCAGACGCACCTCCCACTTTTACCACTTCTGACTGAGAAGCTATTGAAAGCGGTACAAAGTGGTAGCCCAGTTACAACACTTTTTTTGGCCATTGAATCACTTGGCTCCCTTGAAAATGGTTCTATGGCTTTAGAAAACATACAGAACCTGCACATCGTCAGGAGTGACATTTCCACTGTGCTGCCAGGTGCATTTGTGAAAGCAGCAACCCTTCATGCCCTTGACCTATCTGAGAACAAGCTGGCATTAGTGCCGAGCAGTGCACTGAAAGACCTCTCCAACCTGACATCACTAAATCTGTCAAACAACCATATCACGGAGTTGACTGAAGAAACCTTCAAAAACATCCACAGCCTCAAGAGTTTGTCGCTTCAGAGAAATGAAATCTCATCAATCGTCGTGGGCACTTTCTTCCACATGGAACATTTGGAAGATCTCAACTTGTCGCATAACAAGCTGACTGCATTTGACTCAAGTGCATTCGGTAAAACAGCACTTCAAATCTTGACGCTCAGCTTTAACCATCTCGCATCAATTTCTCTGGAGAATTCCCTTGGATTCCTCAAGCATCTTTACCTTGACCACAACCGTCTCACCAGTGCAACAACAAAAATTGATGTGCCAAGCCTTGCCACATTAGATGTCAGCTACAATGCCTTGGATAAACCAAAATTTGACTCACTAGCTTCACTGCTGACCTTATCAATATCTCACAACTCACTGACAATACTCTCAAGGAGCTGGCTGGAGCCCCTGCACAAACTTGAAACTCTGGATGCGAGTTGGTGCAAGCTCAAGAGACTGGATAGCCACTCTTTATCAGGAATTGGAAGTCTAAGGCTGCTTAATGTCAGTGACAATCAAATTAACTCTGTAGACTCAACAGCATTTGTGGGACTGCACTCACTTACCACACTCGACTTGTCAAACAATGCACTTACTTACATCAACCAGAACCACACTGCAGACCTGGGACAGTTGGTGCACATTGACTTGTCAGGAAACAGCATAGAATACATTTTCGCTGGAGCCTTTGCCCGCTGTCCTCGCTTAAGGAGCATTAACCTCAATG GAAATTCTCTTGACTGTGGCTGTGTACTTCATGGCTTCGGCAGCTTTCTAAAGAATGGAAATTTTTCAGAAGAAACTCTGTCTTCGGCAGTATGTGATGACGGCACGCGCATCATTGAATTTGACTTTGATACACTTGGGTGCTCTAGAGACAGTGTGCAAACTACTGAAGTCCTGCCTTCAACAGCTACCTTGCCTGAAATCAGCACACCTGCAACCTCACAACTGAATGCCACACAATACACTATAGTGCCATTTAACGGCCGTCTTACACTAGTACATGTGGAACAAGATAATGACAAACTCTCTGTTACATGGAATGCACATAGTGCTAGTGATCATCTTGATAAACTGCAGTGTATGCTAACTGTGGTCATTATTGGAGAAAAGACACGTACCGAGTTACCTGGTCCCTGTCCTCCCAGCTTGCACAATAGAACATTCCACATCTTTATCACTGAGCCTGGAGCAAAGTTCGAAGTGTGCTTGCTAGCTTTCAGAAATGCAACAGAAGTGGCTCGCAGTTGTAGCATCCTTAACACAACTGATGTCAAGACGACAACACCAGTGGCAGTGCCTACAATGGGTTTTGTGAATACAACGCTGCCTTATGAGGGAACCACAGCTGTTGTCTTTAGCGAAATGTCAGCGGTAACAACAGAGATGGAAATTCAGACACCAGCGCAGAGGGCAGAAGACGGAGAGTTCCTGCATCATCTCAGATTTCGCAGTCACCTTTCAGCACAGCACCAGCTCATCATTTCGTGGAATTTTCTGCCTCCTTTTCCCGCCAAGTCAAAGTGCCGTTTCAATGTAACAGTGCTCTATAACAAGGATCCGCTGGCACAGACAGAGGCACCCTGCTACACTGCTGGTCAAGTAATGGTGGCTCGCATCAGTGAGTACAGCGATTATGATGTCTGCTTCAGCCAGCAGGTTCTCAGCATCCCTGCAGACTGTCATGAAATCATGCCTGCAAAGCGTGCTAACAACACTGACATTGCGGTGGGAGCTGCAGCTACTGGGGGCCAAAGAGGGACTCGCATACCCGTGGCTCTACTCATCATGATTGCTGCCTTGGCCCTGATAGCAATCCTGGCCATTGCTTTGTTCCTCCACAGAAGACTTGGGAAGCGAGCTATAGCACGCAGGAAGGTGGGAGAAAGTGTGTTCCATTTGCAGATGAATCGGCGCTCGGGAACCTACATGGTTCAAGACGCAACTGAGGCACGAACCACACTTACTACTTCCGCGTCTCAAGATGGGACGAAGATGTCACAAAGAGCATCATCTATAGATGAACTGTAA